One Paroedura picta isolate Pp20150507F chromosome 3, Ppicta_v3.0, whole genome shotgun sequence genomic window carries:
- the LOC143833625 gene encoding caveolin-3-like, with protein MAQPEELPMGKGESREPLTREIDLVERDPKQINQEVVKVDFEDVIAEPEGTHSFDGVWKASNTTFTVSKYWCYRILSGALGVPLALLWGFLFACVSFCHIWGAVPCIKSYLIEIQCCGRCYALCIRTFCDPLFEAVGKVCSDVRVALRKERAKD; from the exons ATGGCCCAGCCAGAAGAGCTGCCCATGGGGAAGGGCGAGTCCCGGGAACCCCTCACCAGAGAGATCGACTTGGTGGAGAGAGATCCCAAGCAAATCAACCAAGAGGTGGTCAAG gtgGACTTTGAAGACGTGATCGCCGAGCCCGAGGGCACCCACAGCTTTGACGGGGTGTGGAAGGCCAGCAACACCACCTTCACCGTCAGCAAATACTGGTGCTACCGGATCCTTTCAGGGGCGCTGGGGGTCCCGCTGGCCTTGCTGTGGGGCTTCCTCTTTGCCTGCGTCTCCTTCTGCCACATCTGGGGGGCTGTGCCCTGCATCAAGAGCTACCTCATAGAAATTCAGTGCTGCGGGCGCTGCTACGCCCTGTGCATACGCACCTTCTGCGACCCGCTCTTCGAAGCCGTGGGCAAGGTCTGCAGCGACGTCCGGGTAGCCCTGCGGAAGGAACGGGCCAAGGACTGA